A window from Manduca sexta isolate Smith_Timp_Sample1 chromosome 24, JHU_Msex_v1.0, whole genome shotgun sequence encodes these proteins:
- the LOC115446954 gene encoding spermidine synthase, producing MNRLKNNWFTESCEMWPGGTFSFEVKEVLHSEKSDYQDIDVYETTSFGRVLVLDGIIQCTQKDEFSYQEMISFLPLCCHKNPEKVLIVGGGDGGVAREVAKHPKVKQIVQVEIDAKVIEVSKKYLPFMAVGFDSPKLTLHVGDGFDFMKNHSQEFDVIITDSSDPIGPAVSLFQENYFALMKSALKPGGIVCSQAGTIWNDIELVSSTLRYCRNQFSSAAYGYTSVPTYPSGQIGFVIGSLDKDVKFDTPQLVFTREDEKAMNLRYYNSDVHKAAFVLPTFVKYQLV from the exons ATGAACCGTCTCAAAAACAACTGGTTTACGGAGTCCTGCGAGATGTGGCCGGGAGGCACATTCTCTTTCGAAGTTAAGGAGGTGCTTCACTCAGAGAAGTCAGATTATCAGGACATTGATGTCTATGAAACTACAAGCTTTGGCAGGGTGCTGGTGCTGGATGGGATCATACAGTGCACACAGAAAGATGAATTTTCATATCAG gAAATGATCTCGTTCCTGCCACTTTGCTGTCACAAAAACCCTGAAAAAGTGCTGATAGTTGGAGGAGGAGACGGCGGGGTGGCCAGAGAGGTCGCCAAACATCCTAAAGTTAAACAAATTGTTCAG GTAGAAATAGACGCGAAAGTGATCGAAGTATCGAAAAAATACCTCCCATTCATGGCTGTGGGATTCGACAGTCCGAAACTGACGCTTCACGTCGGCGACGGGTTCGATTTCATGAAGAACCACAGCCAAGAGTTTGACGTCATAATAACAGACAGCAGCGACCCCATCGGACCTGCCGTAAGTCTCTTCCAAGAGAATTACTTCGCGTTGATGAAAAGCGCCCTAAAACCCGGTGGGATAGTGTGCTCCCAAGCTGGTACCATATGGAACGATATAGAACTGGTATCAAGCACTTTGAGGTACTGTAGGAACCAGTTCTCATCCGCTGCGTACGGGTACACCTCGGTCCCTACGTATCCCTCAGGACAAATAGGGTTCGTCATAGGATCTCTAGACAAAGACGTCAAGTTCGACACGCCACAACTAGTGTTTACCCGCGAGGACGAAAAGGCGATGAACTTGCGATACTACAATAGTGACGTTCACAAAGCAGCATTCGTTTTGCCGACATTTGTCAAATATCAGCTAGTTTGA
- the LOC115446952 gene encoding longitudinals lacking protein, isoforms H/M/V, with product MAQSHFALSWDAHRKNICNGLSTLQQNGEFVDMTLAADGHFVKVHQVIVALASPFIKELLASAPCPHPVLFLNKISYTTLCALLEYIYTGEVYVAVEDLIELSEAAKELHIKGLEDIKLPESITSQQSGDMEHVQTVEENDCNMETLDEDICYFEISNPKMKIEKPFDESNESITETPQHLINQTMDEAYEDSQGGVEERSNRINSVGGKADVVPSGENSNVTVMQYTVSNQGSLQMILNRYIYYLKHTNRNNSQQWRCVDYLNNVKCPAHVITKNGVVVLRISAHTHPFHDKRILKKVHAGAVFSAIHDAEQQGISIKRSRGCEENEGNNSE from the exons ATGGCACAATCCCATTTTGCTTTATCATGGGACGCACatcgaaaaaatatatgcaatggTTTAAGCACTCTACAACAG AATGGTGAGTTTGTGGACATGACGCTGGCTGCGGACGGGCACTTTGTGAAGGTACACCAGGTGATAGTGGCTCTGGCCAGCCCATTCATCAAGGAACTGCTAGCCTCAGCGCCGTGCCCCCATCCTGTGTTGTTTCTAAAT AAAATATCATATACAACCCTGTGCGCATTGTTGGAGTACATCTACACTGGTGAGGTGTATGTGGCTGTTGAGGACCTGATCGAGCTGTCAGAGGCTGCCAAAGAACTACACATCAAAGGACTGGAAGATATT AAACTTCCAGAGTCCATCACATCACAACAATCAGGCGACATGGAACATGTTCAGACAGTTGAGGAGAATGATTGCAACATGGAAACACTTGATGAAGACATATGCTACTTTGAAATATCCAACCCCAAAATGAAAATAGAAAAGCCTTTTGATGAATCCAATGAAAG TATAACAGAGACTCCGCAACATTTAATAAACCAAACTATGGACGAGGCATACGAAGACTCACAGGGCGGCGTGGAAGAGAGATCAAATCGAATCAATTCAGTAGGCGGCAAGGCTGACGTTGTTCCCTCTGGCGAGAATTCTA ATGTGACGGTAATGCAATACACGGTATCGAACCAAGGCTCGTTACAAATGATATTGAACAGATACATCTACTACTTGAAGCATACGAATCGGAATAATTCACAACAGTGGCGCTGCGTGGACTACCTAAATAACGTCAAGTGTCCTGCACATGTTATTACCAAAAACGGCGTTGTTGTACTTAG AATATCGGCTCACACACACCCCTTCCACGATAAAAGGATATTAAAGAAAGTCCACGCGGGCGCAGTGTTTTCGGCTATACACGATGCGGAACAACAAGGGATAAGCATCAAGAGAAGTAGAGGATGCGAGGAGAACGAAGGAAATAATagcgaataa
- the LOC115446951 gene encoding uncharacterized protein LOC115446951 isoform X2 has product MTLAADGHLVKVHKMVMSLVSPYIKELISSAECSHPVVFLNQVSYQTLCSILEYVYTGEVLLAKNSLNDFINAGKALHIRGLTNMNVANALPAQSGFVQIQSLETKSSKKNKESPENAHTSVRKKDRQQEKIHEVYIHEDMTMDNPIDSTYDDVLDDDIDMDDGEEKQQHTSEPQQPSSVPGNTSNTNKTPYIQYSVSNQGNLQMVLNRYLYYLVYTGKNSGHRRWQCIDNHMKRFKCPAAVVTKNGVIVQRISAHNHSFHDQKILKKVQTGAIFSALHEAQNHGKIMQKERNAKSTSTSQERNEDSDTK; this is encoded by the exons ATGACACTTGCGGCGGACGGTCACCTGGTAAAAGTGCACAAGATGGTGATGTCTCTCGTCAGCCCGTACATTAAGGAACTGATCTCTTCGGCGGAGTGCTCGCACCCTGTTGTATTTCTTAAT CAAGTATCATACCAGACATTGTGCAGCATATTGGAATATGTCTATACCGGTGAAGTACTCTTGGCCAAGAATAGTCTAAATGACTTCATCAATGCTGGAAAGGCACTTCACATTAGAGGACTCACAAACATG aATGTAGCCAATGCATTGCCTGCTCAATCTGGCTTCGTACAGATTCAAAGCTTGGAAACGAAATCATCGAAAAAGAACAAAGAGAGTCCAGAGAATGCACACACAAGTGTGCGTAAGAAGGATCGACAACAAGAAAAGATACATGA GGTATATATACATGAAGATATGACAATGGACAATCCAATAGACTCGACATATGATGACGTACTGGATGACGATATTGACATGGATGATGGAGAAGAGAAACAACAGCATACATCAGAGCCACAACAACCTTCCAGCGTGCCAGGCAATACATCAAATACTA acaaaacTCCATACATCCAGTACTCAGTCTCAAATCAAGGCAACCTACAGATGGTATTGAACAGATATCTGTATTATCTGGTGTATACTGGCAAGAACTCTGGTCACCGGCGCTGGCAGTGCATCGACAATCACATGAAAAGGTTCAAGTGTCCAGCTGCTGTTGTTACTAAAAATGGTGTCATTGTACAAAG GATATCTGCTCACAACCACTCATTCCATGACCAAAAAATTCTGAAGAAAGTACAGACTGGTGCAATATTTTCGGCTCTGCATGAGGCACAAAATCACGGCAAGATTATGCAAAAAGAGAGGAATGCGAAGAGTACTTCTACTAGTCAAGAAAGAAACGAAGATTCAGatactaaataa
- the LOC115446955 gene encoding ubiquitin-like-conjugating enzyme ATG10, producing MITAEEFLTAAKKFVLISNKICDGWKLIENEWDINQSYISKETFIECGVGDDVSLLKAEYIIFYNLSYGVPSFSFNIWNSSGMLLSLEDVRQLSFISTNPKEFYSIITQQEHPLFQRPYFIMHPCHTEELLTSLQDKTANVIVTFLGLVTPLIQLKLPLEYGLKQL from the exons ATGATAACTGCAGAAGAGTTTTTAACTGCAGCGAAAAAGTTCGTTTTAATATCCAATAAAATATGCGATGGTtggaaattaattgaaaacgaATGGGATATAAACCAATcatatatttcaaaagaaaCATTCATTGAGTGCGGTGTTGGTGATGATGTTTCGTTACTGAAAGCggaatacattatattttacaatctaAGTTACGGCGTACCTTCATTTAGCTTCAATATATGGAATTCATCAGGGATGTTGTTATCGTTAGAAGATGTAAGACAACTGTCTTTTATAAG CACAAACCCAAAGGAGTTCTACTCGATAATAACTCAGCAAGAACATCCATTGTTTCAAAGACCATACTTCATCATGCACCCATGCCACACTGAGGAGTTGCTGACATCGTTACAAGACAAGACTGCAAATGTTATAGTTACTTTCCTTGGGTTAGTCACACCATTGATTCAATTGAAGTTGCCATTGGAATATGGCTTAAAACAATTAtga
- the LOC115446950 gene encoding UDP-glucosyltransferase 2, giving the protein MHVLLFILFVVPSDCYKILALLPYPGKSHYMVFEPILEELTKRGHHLTVVSFFPSDKPEPNRRDVSLAHLASLNVEVIDLKDLDRSYFGLERYFEHIPLVTALAKSCLKLCEKIINSEVFEEFVRGEGDYDVILVEHFNSDCMLGIVHNYGLPSVGLMSSAILPWTPSRVGAPDNPAYVPGMTLPFTEEMNFYERLENTLVLLFYNTWYEWAIWREEQRILERRLGRKLPLLSDVGRNTSVVLVNTHYSINGVRVLPPSIVEIGGVHLHNRDVQPLTEPLDELVSAAKNGFILFSLGSLIRGSSLPKKRFDAIVKAFARMPQLILWKWEADPVEDLPDNILMLKWLPQYDLLNHPNCMAFVTHGGLLSLTEAVAAGVPSLIIPILGDQFGNAAHAQRAGVAEVLPFKDIEEESMFEALNKVLFWQKRQYARLLREVWRDRPHQPMETAIFHIERTARFGGVEMSSHGRWLTRYQLAGLDLITFVISIVVCVVYVFKCVCSKKLKKKQC; this is encoded by the exons ATGCatgtcttattatttatattattcgtaGTCCCGAGTGATTGTTATAAAATCTTAGCCTTACTTCCGTACCCCGGAAAGAGCCATTATATGGTTTTTGAACCAATTCTTGAAGAATTAACGAAACGCGGCCATCATTTGACAGTGGTCTCATTCTTCCCTTCGGACAAGCCAGAACCTAACCGGCGGGATGTGAGCTTGGCTCACTTAGCATCTCTGAACGTGGAAGTTATTGACCTAAAGGACTTAGATAGAAGTTATTTCGGGTTGGAGAGATACTTCGAACACATACCTCTAGTTACTGCTTTGGCGAAATCATGTTTAAAGTTATGCGAAAAGATCATTAATTCTGAAGTTTTTGAAGAGTTCGTGCGCGGGGAGGGAGATTACGATGTAATTTTAGTGGAGCATTTCAATAGTGATTGCATGCTCGGTATAGTGCATAATTACGGATTGCCGTCCGTAGGGCTGATGTCTTCTGCGATACTACCATGGACGCCATCAAGGGTTGGTGCCCCTGACAACCCGGCATATGTCCCTGGCATGACGCTACCTTTCACTGAAGAAATGAACTTCTACGAGCGATTAGAAAACACTCTAGTGCTCCTGTTTTATAACACTTGGTATGAATGGGCGATTTGGAGGGAAGAGCAGAGGATCTTGGAGAGGAGACTTGGGAGGAAACTGCCGCTGTTGAGTGATGTGGGGAGAAACACTAGTGTCGTGCTTGTGAACACGCATTACTCAATCAACGGTGTTAGAGTGCTGCCGCCTTCTATTGTGGAGATCGGCGGGGTACATCTACACAATAGAGATGTACAGCCGTTGACAGAG CCTTTAGATGAATTGGTGTCCGCCGCAAAGAAtggatttattttgttcagtttGGGCTCCTTGATTCGTGGCTCATCGCTTCCGAAGAAGAGGTTCGACGCCATAGTGAAAGCATTCGCGCGTATGCCACAACTGATTTTGTGGAAATGGGAGGCAGATCCCGTCGAAGATCTACCAGATAATATTCTTATGTTGAAATGGCTACCACAGTATGatttattaa ATCACCCAAACTGCATGGCGTTTGTCACTCATGGAGGCCTGCTGAGCCTTACCGAAGCAGTGGCGGCGGGTGTGCCTTCCCTCATCATCCCGATACTTGGAGACCAGTTCGGGAACGCGGCGCACGCGCAGCGCGCGGGTGTGGCAGAGGTATTGCCGTTTAAGGATATTGAAGAAGAGAGTATGTTTGAAGCGctgaacaaagttttattttggca AAAGCGTCAGTATGCCAGACTTCTGCGAGAGGTATGGCGAGACAGGCCCCATCAACCCATGGAGACTGCCATCTTCCACATCGAACGGACCGCGCGCTTCGGCGGCGTCGAGATGTCCTCGCATGGACGCTGGCTTACCAGATACCAACTGGCAGGACTAGATTTAATAACCTTTGTTATAAGTATAGTTGTTTgtgttgtttatgtttttaaatgtgtatgtagtaagaagttaaaaaaaaagcagTGTTAG
- the LOC115446951 gene encoding zinc finger and BTB domain-containing protein 37-like isoform X1: protein MERSQFSVSWQAHQKSICNGLSALQQRGEFVDMTLAADGHLVKVHKMVMSLVSPYIKELISSAECSHPVVFLNQVSYQTLCSILEYVYTGEVLLAKNSLNDFINAGKALHIRGLTNMNVANALPAQSGFVQIQSLETKSSKKNKESPENAHTSVRKKDRQQEKIHEVYIHEDMTMDNPIDSTYDDVLDDDIDMDDGEEKQQHTSEPQQPSSVPGNTSNTNKTPYIQYSVSNQGNLQMVLNRYLYYLVYTGKNSGHRRWQCIDNHMKRFKCPAAVVTKNGVIVQRISAHNHSFHDQKILKKVQTGAIFSALHEAQNHGKIMQKERNAKSTSTSQERNEDSDTK, encoded by the exons ATGGAGAGATCTCAATTTTCAGTGTCATGGCAAGCTCATCAAAAGAGCATTTGCAATGGACTGAGTGCACTTCAGCAg AGAGGAGAGTTCGTTGACATGACACTTGCGGCGGACGGTCACCTGGTAAAAGTGCACAAGATGGTGATGTCTCTCGTCAGCCCGTACATTAAGGAACTGATCTCTTCGGCGGAGTGCTCGCACCCTGTTGTATTTCTTAAT CAAGTATCATACCAGACATTGTGCAGCATATTGGAATATGTCTATACCGGTGAAGTACTCTTGGCCAAGAATAGTCTAAATGACTTCATCAATGCTGGAAAGGCACTTCACATTAGAGGACTCACAAACATG aATGTAGCCAATGCATTGCCTGCTCAATCTGGCTTCGTACAGATTCAAAGCTTGGAAACGAAATCATCGAAAAAGAACAAAGAGAGTCCAGAGAATGCACACACAAGTGTGCGTAAGAAGGATCGACAACAAGAAAAGATACATGA GGTATATATACATGAAGATATGACAATGGACAATCCAATAGACTCGACATATGATGACGTACTGGATGACGATATTGACATGGATGATGGAGAAGAGAAACAACAGCATACATCAGAGCCACAACAACCTTCCAGCGTGCCAGGCAATACATCAAATACTA acaaaacTCCATACATCCAGTACTCAGTCTCAAATCAAGGCAACCTACAGATGGTATTGAACAGATATCTGTATTATCTGGTGTATACTGGCAAGAACTCTGGTCACCGGCGCTGGCAGTGCATCGACAATCACATGAAAAGGTTCAAGTGTCCAGCTGCTGTTGTTACTAAAAATGGTGTCATTGTACAAAG GATATCTGCTCACAACCACTCATTCCATGACCAAAAAATTCTGAAGAAAGTACAGACTGGTGCAATATTTTCGGCTCTGCATGAGGCACAAAATCACGGCAAGATTATGCAAAAAGAGAGGAATGCGAAGAGTACTTCTACTAGTCAAGAAAGAAACGAAGATTCAGatactaaataa